One genomic region from Populus nigra chromosome 8, ddPopNigr1.1, whole genome shotgun sequence encodes:
- the LOC133701171 gene encoding short-chain dehydrogenase TIC 32 B, chloroplastic-like — protein sequence MFETLKYLVGSAGASGYGSKSTAEQVTENCCDLHSITAIITGATSGIGAETASVLAKRGARLVLPARNLKGAEDAKARILSENPDADIIVMGLDLSSLNSVRNFVSEFESLNLPLNLLINNAGRFALEPAISEDGIEMTFATNYLGHFLLTKLLLKKMIETAKTTSLQGRIVNVSSSIYNWFSGDMIRYLCEISRNKLCDFDPTRAYALSKLAIVLHTKEVAQRLKQMEANVTVNCVHPGVVRTRLTREREGMATDIAFFLTSKLLKTIPQAAATTCYVATHPTLVNVTGKYFSDCNEASTSKLGSNSTEAARLWTASEIMVSRGSNAVFDPLTSALDYDTSKKQFK from the exons ATGTTTGAAACTTTGAAGTACCTTGTTGGCTCAGCCGGAGCAAGTGGCTATGGCTCTAAGTCCACCGCCGAGCAAGTAACTGAAAACTGCTGCGATCTGCATTCAATAACTGCCATTATCACCG gtgcCACATCAGGGATAGGAGCGGAGACGGCAAGTGTGCTGGCGAAGAGAGGTGCGAGGCTGGTGCTGCCAGCTAGGAACCTGAAAGGGGCAGAAGATGCCAAGGCAAGGATTTTATCGGAGAATCCTGATGCCGACATAATAGTTATGGGACTAGATCTTAGCTCTCTCAATTCTGTTCGGAACTTTGTTTCAGAGTTTGAGTCCTTGAACCTGCCTCTCAACCTCCTTAT AAATAATGCTGGAAGGTTTGCACTCGAGCCTGCGATCTCTGAAGATGGGATAGAGATGACCTTTGCTACTAATTATCTag GTCACTTTTTATTGACAAAATTGTTATTGAAGAAGATGATTGAAACAGCAAAAACAACTTCATTACAAGGCAGAATAGTGAATGTTTCATCGAGTATTTACAACTGGTTTTCCGGCGACATGATCCGATATCTTTGTGAAATATCCCGAAACAAATTATG TGATTTCGATCCTACACGTGCATATGCTCTCTCGAAGCTCGCTATCGTCTTGCACACCAAGGAGGTTGCACAGAGACTTAAG CAAATGGAGGCCAACGTGACTGTGAATTGTGTTCATCCAGGAGTCGTAAGAACTAGACTCACAAGAGAACGAGAAGGCATGGCCACAG ATATAGCATTTTTCTTGACTTCCAAGCTCTTGAAAACTATTCCTCAG GCTGCTGCTACAACATGCTATGTAGCAACACATCCAACACTTGTAAATGTGACTGGAAAGTACTTTTCGGATTGCAACGAAGCCTCGACATCCAAATTGGGATCCAACTCAACAGAAGCTGCTCGGTTATGGACTGCCTCAGAAATCATGGTTTCTAGAGGGTCAAACGCAGTTTTTGACCCCCTCACCAGTGCATTAGATTATGATACATCAAAAAAGcaattcaaataa